TCGGGTGCAGAAGTATATTGCAGGCGCCATGTCCCATCTAACTTCACCAGGTCAATTGGCGCTCCTGTGTTGTACCCCTCCAATTCCACCTGCCAGAGTTATAGAAAACCAGTTCAAGAAATTTTGTTTATCCAGATTTTTCCATTAAAGGGATGGAAACAAAAGCAGAGAAAAGAAAACCAAAAATATTTAGTAGAAAGAACATGGAAGAAACAGACCAGAGCCTCTTCAATGATAGAGCGTTGATCAGCACTGGCAACAAGCCCTCGTTGTGTGTCTTGGACAGCTGTTAATAGATAATGCTTTTTGTTCTCTATCTCAAACTCAGATACCTAAAGCCCAGAGAATCAATCGGTCATCATGCAAGATGAATAAACCAATAACGCAAACAAATCAGAGAAGAAAGAAGGCAAACCCGAGTCATATCGGCAGCTAAAGTTGCGGAACAAGGAAAATTTTTCCGAAAGGACACTTTTCTGGTTGCATTAAGGTTTAAGATAGAAGGCTTAATCTTGAAAAAGGCTCTGCCTCCACTAGCAGGACAGAAGGATGTAGAAGACGCCAGGTTCATTTCTTCAAAGAATGACCACAGAAGAACACAAATTAGTAATAATGAAATGTCTGCAGAGCACATAACAACATTAATGTAGTAGCCTTATAATTCTCAAGATTCCACAACTAATTAGATTCAGCTACACAGATTTCGCATTATTCAAAAAAACCCAAATGTCAAGTCATTGGAGAACGAACGGAGAGAGATGAAAGGAGCGACAAATAGCGGCAGCAGTGAGCAGGTGGACATAGGACTCTGAAAGATGGTATACCTGCGCGGCGAAGAACGGCGAGATTTGGGAGTGTTGCCTTTTCAGTTTTCACCAGGCCCGTCTTCGTTATCTCAgttcccttttttttattttcttctcttctcttcttccccTCCAGAGCTAATGCTAGTGGGACCCGTTAGATATAACTGACGACGCGGCAGCCACAGTAGCGTTctcttttcttaattatttatttatagatttCTGTAGTGTCAAAAtgtttacattttaaaattttaagttttttttttttctctcaattttatttttattttattttttaaataaatattaaaaattacaaaaataaaatataaaatctcttCATTTTTATTCAAATGCTTCTGAATATGTAAATATGTAATTGACTCTCAAATTTATTCTTATTAGCTTCTTCATCcatttttaataatagaatttaatattataatttgattttaaaatttttaattctttacAATTTTATTCTCAAATTTACAATTAGTTACAGTTGTAGAACATAATTTCAcactttattataattatttaaaatggatgaaataaattaaatgagaaTCAAAATCGTGGAACTAAAATATAAGTATTCTACATTTCTAAATCTTAGAATTAGCTATAGTTGTAGAATATAATTCTACACTttagtataattatttaaaatggataaaataaattaaatgtgtaatagaattaaaattgaaaaatcaattaatataaattttaaaatttatattaattgtaGCATTTGGTATTCGACGCTACTGCATATATTGTCCTCAaagcaaattaaaataatttcgaACAAACTAGGAATATACGATGTATTCGAGAATGTAAGGCCTAATTTTATCTTAATTGCAGGGCGGATGCAGCTGATTCAAGCATTCGTTTCAAGTCGCCAAAATATAAAAGAGTTTATTTCAAGCATTCCTCTTGAGGCAGGCGGGAAAACtttcttaattatttaactGGGTATGAGAACTCCTCCttataattataatagaaattcttttaaaatggatttttttaatatcGTTGATTTGGTAACATTCGTTGCTGATTTCAATAGCCAAATTAagctttaattaataaaaattaatttgaataaattttaaaagtaaatttaattgatgaaaaaaattaaaataaaattaaaagtaaaaaattcgaTAAACTGTGTCCATAagattttttcttttactttttaatgaaatttcttttatttattatcaagcatttttttaatattttatatataataaaaattatgtattcagattttttaatttaagaattagaccaattttatattaaataaaaactggatattcaaaattttaaatttaataatttaattaaatttaaaaaaaaattgttaaaatttattaaattttattttttaatggatGGAGCCAATCTTCatgctaaaattatttttaataaaatataaaattaattttttaaaaaattaaaaatttaagaagccATAGCCACTCTTGCATCAATGTGGGTTTGCCCTATAAATTTTTAACCATTTCAATTCCTATTCTAAGTCTCTTTCTTCATGTTTGACTTTCACTCCGATTTGGCatgcttcttctcttcttttgatATGGTCAATTGTGATATGGTCAATTTTGATATGGTTAATTTCAATTGTGATATAATTTGAAAAGGTCAATTTTACGTCATCATTGTTATTGCCATTACTATCAATAATATGAGTTTTGTAATTTATGATTTCTCCAAGAAAATCTTATGTTCTTCAGTTGTTGCTGGAGAAACTCATACTGTTCTTGAAGCTATTAACCGCACTTTCTACGCTgatttacaaaaattgattatTCTCTTCTAAATACTGCGCTTAATGGCTTTGAATATTTTCTTTGGATATGAGCTCCACAGGAAAGACTATTTCTCTTATCAGATttactttcaattttttttttttttttttgcatattCTGTATACAATTAATTACTTTGTGCATCTAAGTCCTAAATTGTCATCATGTAATTTATTACCTttaagttgttttttttttttttatatataatttttcagAGTTATCTCTCTATATTTAATCAGCATATAccatttcaaatatattttatataattttcattctataatttttatttaattttttaaattattttaaaattaatatttttatattataataatattcacTATTACAATAGACAAATAACAGCCGCTTAAAAGGAGGCATTGCCTGATCCAATCCAATCTAACCAAACGGAGCCCAACTCGACCGGACAATCGTCAAAGGCCGGTTACAGTTAGCTCGATAACTTTGAAATGGCGACCACCTGGGCGCTTCATCGTTGCTCTTGCTTAGCCTATCAACGCGCCACTTTTGCTGCTACTGTTATCTCAGGCACACCTCAGGGAATAACGGTGTCGATTCCAAGCGGTGGCGGCGGTTTTAGGGCATTGAAGTTTTTTCGTCTCGCCAAAAATTACTGCTCCTCTCCTACCAGCACCGACACCGCAGTCGTGGTTGCAAATGATGACAAGTACGGTAACAAGCAGGTCATCAGTCTCACTCCTCGCCTTTACGATTATATGCTCTCGAACGTTCGGGAGCCGGAGGTATTTTCTTATTGTACATTTCTTTCTTTATGGCTTCGGTTTATTcttgcttttaaaaaaaaatctgactCTTCTTATTTTAGATTTTGCGGCAACTGCGTGAGGAGACTGCTACTATGCGTGGCAGCCAGATGCAGGTAATAGACTAATGGCTCCAACAAAACCCCGTTGCTTCATTCTCTAGGTTCACAGAACGAATTGACGAGGCAATGCTATTTCAATAGGTATCTCCTGATCAGGCACAGCTGCTTGCGATGCTTGTGCAGATACTTGGTGCGCAACGTTGTATTGAAGTCGGTGTTTATACTGTACGCTTTCCCTCTGATATATTAGCAATTTGTTTACTTCATCATCTCCATGGATTGTGAGAAAGAGAGGTGCTTGATGAAATAATAGGTTACCGTGTTATAGTTCTAATTATTGTATTTCACCATTTCTTGTTCAGGGATACTCATCGTTGGCAGTTGCTTTGGTGCTACCGGAATCGGGTTGTTTGGTTGCCTGTGAAAGAGATGCCAATTCTCTGGATGTTGCAAGAAGGTACTATGAGAGAGCTGGTGTCTCACACAAGGTAATGTATGATTTCATTCTCTGCAACTTGTTTGGAATTAAAGATTTcacaagaattcaattcaattcctTTCTATCAATTTTCTTGGAAAACctacaaaattttcattttgaaaGGAACCAAAATCATGAATGATTTTCtaagaattcatttgaattattttcttataaaatgaaTCATGTCAAAAGGAGGGTTAATGTTGCCATTGGTATTTCTATATGGAGATTTGAAATCCATCAGCGCCTCCGGGGGGCATACTTTGTTTTAGTTCCCCTCTGTCGACACTGTATTTCGATAATTCTTGAGTCCATTATGTGTATAAATTTTCACAAAATCTCTGGCTACGTGTTATCTACTTACAGTTATTCTAGTGATCACTTTAACTCTAACAAGGTTCTTTTGATTAGGTCAACGTGAAGCATGGAATTGCGGCAGACATTTTAAATTCTCTGATTCTGAATGGTGAAGCTTCCAGGTAGTGATAAAGTATGACACTTTTCTTCCTTCCGTTTCCTGGAGACGCTCAGTCAGATCTTCCTCGCATAATTTTCTGATATAATTCCTTCATATAGCTATGATTTTGCATTTGTTGATGCTGAGAAGAGAATGAATCAAGAGTATTTTGAATTATTGCTGCAGCTGGTAAGAATCATGTAATGGTACCATCtacattcattttattatttactttcgtttgtttgctgaattttcttattAGATTTTCTGTTTACAGCTTGTAAGAATGCTTATTCATCTCCTTGCAGGTGAGGGTTGGGGGTGTTATTGTAATCGATAATGTCCTTTGGCATGGAAAAGTCGCAGATCCATTGGTAAATTATTGACAGTGATTTATAGAATTTGTCCTTTGGATCAATTTATGTGTAGCTTATCTTATTTTGAGCAGGTAAATGATGCTAAGACTATCAGTATCAGGAATTTCAATAAAACCATTATGGAGGACAAGCGTGTAAGCATCAGTATGGTATGTATGTGAAATTTATGTATGGTTTTTCTGAAAATTTTCCCGCGATTTAGTTAGTGGTTCATAGCTGTAAACATTTGGGATATTTAGGTACCCATAGGAGATGGCATGACAATCTGCTGGAAAAGATAACATTTTACTGGTTTACCCCCACTTCCTGAGTCAGCAGCTGATTCTACATGcttggagatttttttttttcaaaagatgCATATTCAGGGTGCCCTGGAAAGGAATAGCGAGGTAATTTCTTGGTCTTCACCCAGCAATGCATTCTGCTTTACAACGTTTGAGTACTGAGATCTTGCAATGATGATCAGATATGGGCATATGGCAGTAAAATTTGAAGGTCTCTGAAACTTAGCATGGAATCCTGAAATTGATGTGCAATCTGGGGATTTATGCTGCTCAAATTTGGTGTTGCCTACTCACAACCAAGGGTGATGATCATTGTACAATGGATTGTGATAATCAGATTTATCATTGACGTTTTATTGCCCAAGTTGGTTTTTGGTGCATTAGAAATttgtttctttcattcattatgCCTTAATTGGGTTCAACAATATGTTCGTCCCTTGTGTTGTGGTCTAAACTAGACAAGGTTACGACGCGTGGAAGAATATTCAGTTTAAGGGATGTTAAATTAGTCCAATGCGTCGACACAGTGTGACCAGACTTGTGCCAATGATTATGTGCACTCCTCGCTGGTATGCTAATGCTGGCAATGAATTAAGTTGGTAGGTGCCCCATAAGATAAATTAGAACGGAACAAAAGGAGTGATCAAATTACAAGAGGGATTCTTCGTCACTAGCGGAAGTCGCCATTGATGAGCATCAGTTCCTCACGGACAACATCAAACATCAATCAAATTGTCCTCTCGCAGAAATCAAGGATTCCTTAGTAAATCTCTATGTGCCAATTCCTCACAGGCAATATCGTTATCCTTCTCAAGCcagtttcttcatttttttcttccttCTGAGTGTCCTCTATTCTCGGGGTCGATTCATCATGGCGCAGATGATCAAGTTGGCTTTGTACTTGATGTTCCAGTCTGCTTCTGTTGTCCAGGAATTATCAATGCCCTTTTTGGCATGGAAGAGGTTACGTGCTGGATGACCCAAGTGTAGCAAATAACGCCAACGCTACCCTCTATATTACCTTGGCAATCTTCGGAGTCCTTGATGGCGTCGTCACTGTGACTACAGCCACTGCCACTGCCACTGCTACCAGATTCTTGCCATTATTTATTGCCGGTGCTTTGCTCGGCATTGTTGCAGGCCTCCTTTGGGCTAGAGAGCGAGCTATAATAAATCCTATTGTCCTCCATGCCGTAAGGGCGTCTATATCTGTGCTCTGAACTATTTTTCGACTTAGGTGGAGTCGTTGGTGGTTTAATTGGTGCCCTTATTTTATTTGCAGGATGCAATTAAGCTTGTGTTATTAGAGATGATGGTAGGCACTCTACTGGGATTTCCAGAGCTTGAAACTCTTTAAAGATGCTCCTTATTGGCCCTGCAGCCTGGGTTGGCAACTACTTCTGTAACAGATGTTCAATTTCAGGGGTAAACTGAACAATGTCTTCTATTGGGGTGCAAAAGTATTAaagataaagactaactataacagttttatctatttgtaacttgagttatagctgtatacttatcttgtatttagttagtgataagggttagagttgtgataaggttttagagtcatgataaggttagagttgtgataagatttagagttatgataaggtttatagttggttgagataatatttgttattcatataatctgtatcaaactcaaccactggtgtatactatataaatgtattctatacagaaatacaaatacatagaattctcaatatcataaatcttctatatggtatcagagccgcaatctgctctcacgagttttctgatccaattttcttttaattaatggCTTCGTCATCCAATACCGTCATTCAATTAAATGCTCCAACGCATTTTCCAATTAAACTTACTCCGGAGAATTTTCCTGTTTGGAGAAAACAGATCCAATCAACCTTAATTGGTCTTGATTtacttgattttattgatggttCACGGGTTGCACCATCACAATTTCTTTCTGAAAAAGACAAAACAGCCAACCCAGCTTTCGCCTTATGGTTTCGACAAGATCAAATTTTGATCAGTGCTCTTTTAGGAAGTTGTTCCGATACTATTCAACCCTTGATTTCTTCAGCCAATACTGCCAAAGAAGCATGGGATCGGCTTCACCAGAGTTTTGCTAATGTTTCTCGTTCTAGAATTCTGtccttaaaaactaaattagcacagaactctaagggaaccaaaccgattgctatttttctcaatgagatgagggctattgcagatgagcttgctcttacccagaatccggtgagtgatgatgatttaattgtttatattatcaCCCGATTGGGAGATGATTACAGTCCCATAGTTGCTGCGTTAAAAGTTCGTGAACCCCAATAACCTTTTTGATCTCTTTGAAAAACTTACTGATCATGAACGATCCCTACAAGAAAAAGATTCCACAACTGTTTCAGCTACGTCACAAGTGATTGCTACTGTCAATTACACTCAACGTTCTGGAGGGCGTTCACACAATCAGAATGGCAATTATAATCGATCTCCACAAAACTCCAATTATTCTGGAAATCGACGTGGTGGTCGTGGTTCTTACTCTGGTGGTCGAGGTCGAGGTTCTTATCGACCTGATGTGGTATGTCAATTTTGTGAATATACTGGGCATACTACTGCTGAATGTCGCAAATTGGCTCGCTTTCTTAAGGAGAATAATATGTCTTTGAAGACTGATACCTCGCATTCTTCAGCACCGATACCTGCAGTTAATGTTACTTCTTCTATGGCTGCTTCTTCTCCACAACAATGGTTGTTTGATAGCGGAGCTTCTCATCATGTTGTGTCGAATCCAGCTTCTTTGCAAAGCTATTCTGACTATGGAGGTCCTGAGGAAGTACAACTTGGTGATGGTAAAACGCTTGCTGTATCACATACTGGTTTTGTGCAAATTCCTACttactctaagaatttatcattgCCTAATGTGTTATGCGTGCCTAATCTGCGCAAGAATTTGGTCTCAATTGCTAAGTTGTGTCGCACTAATCATGTTTCTGTGGAATTTTTTCCATCTTATTTTGTTGTGAAGAATCTGTACACGGGGGCGTCTCTACTACGGGGAGAGAACATTGATGATATCTACTGTGCAAGTTTTTCCAGAGTTAATTCTCAACATTCTCAACTGAATGTTACTACTCGGTGTCTGTCTTTGCTTCTGAATGGCATCACAAGCTTGGTCATCCCAACAATAAAGTCCTTTTGTTAGTACTTCGAAATATTGGTCTTCAGTCTATGTCTAAATATGTTTCTAGTTTTCATTGTACTTCCTGCTCTATGAGCAAGAGTCATAAATTACCGTTTTCTGAGAATTCTCTTGTTAGTAATAAGCCTTTGCAACTTGTttattctgatgtttggggtcctacacaaaaatctattgatggctatgcatattacgttacatttattgatcactattctaagtatgtttggctatatcccatgaagcagaaatctgatactcatgatttgtttatccactttcagaaattggttgaaaattattttcacactAGAATTGTTTATGTGTTCACTGATAATGGTGGGGAGTATCAAAAGCTTAAGAATCATTTTTTGTCTTGTGGTATTTCACATTATACAACACCTCCACATACGCCAGAGCATAATGGTACTGCTGAACGTCGTCATCGCTCAATAGTTGAAACAGGTCTTGCTATGTTACAATTTTCGTCTTTACCTTCTAATTATTGGTCTCATGCTTTTCAGGCTGCTGTTTATTTGCTCAATCGGTTGCCTTCGTCCGCTATTTCGTTTCAAACACCTTTCTCTAGATTGTTTGGTATGCCTCATAGTTTTAAGAGATTGAAATCTTTTGGTTGCCTTTGTTTTCCATGGCTAAGGCCATATAATAATTCTAAACTTCAGTGTCGTTCATTGCCTTGTATTTTTCTTGGATATTCTCCAACTCAATCTGCATACAAATGTTACGATCCAAAGGCTAATCGTTTGTATTTGTCTCGTTATGTTCAATttgttgagcatatttttccatcTGAAACTTGCACTAGTTCTCATCAATTTACAGATTATTTTCGAGATGCTTCTTGTACAGGTTCGGCACAACAACCAAATCCATCACCTGTTGCACCAACTGCAGTTGCTTCGGTTCCATTGGCAATTTCTATTCCAAGTGATTCTGATTTGTTGGTTTCAAGTACTGGTTCCGAATCTATTACAACATTATCAGCAGAATCTGATCAATCTACCATGCCATTAATTAGTACTGAGACTCAACAAG
The Manihot esculenta cultivar AM560-2 chromosome 1, M.esculenta_v8, whole genome shotgun sequence genome window above contains:
- the LOC110618341 gene encoding O-methyltransferase MdmC isoform X1; this translates as MATTWALHRCSCLAYQRATFAATVISGTPQGITVSIPSGGGGFRALKFFRLAKNYCSSPTSTDTAVVVANDDKYGNKQVISLTPRLYDYMLSNVREPEILRQLREETATMRGSQMQVSPDQAQLLAMLVQILGAQRCIEVGVYTGYSSLAVALVLPESGCLVACERDANSLDVARRYYERAGVSHKVNVKHGIAADILNSLILNGEASSYDFAFVDAEKRMNQEYFELLLQLVRVGGVIVIDNVLWHGKVADPLVNDAKTISIRNFNKTIMEDKRVSISMVPIGDGMTICWKR
- the LOC110618341 gene encoding tricin synthase 1 isoform X2, whose amino-acid sequence is MATTWALHRCSCLAYQRATFAATVISGTPQGITVSIPSGGGGFRALKFFRLAKNYCSSPTSTDTAVVVANDDKYGNKQVISLTPRLYDYMLSNVREPEILRQLREETATMRGSQMQVSPDQAQLLAMLVQILGAQRCIEVGVYTGYSSLAVALVLPESGCLVACERDANSLDVARRYYERAGVSHKVNVKHGIAADILNSLILNGEASSYDFAFVDAEKRMNQEYFELLLQLVRIM